In the Alphaproteobacteria bacterium genome, GGATATCCGGATCGTCCGGGCCGCGCGCCGCCTCGTCCTTCGACTTGATCAGCAGCCACGGCTCCTGCCGCTCGCCCGGCCGCTTGCGCATCCGCACCAGATGCCAGTGCCCGGAGAGCTTCTGGCCTTCCAGCACGAAATCGAGCTTGCCCTTGGCATAGCCCCGACGGGGATCGCCGTCCGGGATCCAGCGCCCGCGATCCCAGATCATGACGGTGCCGCCGCCGTACTGGCCCTTCGGGATCGTGCCCTCGAAGGCGTTGTACTCGACCGGATGGTCCTCGACGTGGACGGCAAGACGCTTCTCGCCCGGCACCAGGCTGGGCCCTCGCGTCACGGCCCAGCTCTTCATCACGCCGTCGAGTTCGAGACGCAGGTCGTAGTGCAGCCGCGTCGCCGCATGCTTCTGGATCACGAAGGCATCGCCGCCGCGCTTGACCTTGCCGCCGCGCGGCTCGGCGGTGACCTTGAAGCTGCGCTTTGCGCGATATTTCTCGAGCGCCACAACGTATCTCGGTTATCCTTGCCGCATGATCTGATCCGAAAACCGGTACCCATCCCCGATCAGGGTCGAGGACATGCTTTTCGGGATCATGCGGTCAACCCGCCTTCTTCAGCCGCTTGTGTTTCGCGGTCTTCCTTTTAGCCGAAGTGCGGCGGCCTGACGACTTGGTCGGCGCGGCCCCGCGCGACTTGCCGCCCTTCTCACCCACGCTCCGCCGGAGCGCATCCATCAGGTTGATCACGTTGGAAGGCTTCGGCTCAGGCGCGGCCGGCGGCTCCTTCCCGGCGCGCTTTGCCTTGATCAGCGCCGAGAGCGCGTCCTCGTAGCGGTCCTCGAACTTCTCCGGATCGAAGTGACTCATCTTCTGCTTGAGGATGTGCTCGGCGAGCGCGAGCATATCGCTCGTTACTTTCACGCCCGGGATCTCATCGAAGTATGAGTCCTCGTCGCGCACCTCGGGCTTGTAGCGCAGCGCCGTCGCCGCAAGGCCCTTGTGGCGCGGCCCCAGCATCAACAGCCGCTCGCGCCGGTGCATCACCACGCGGCCGAGCCCGACCATGTCGGTCTTCTTCATGGCCTCGCGGATGACCGCGAAGGCCTCGTAGGCGGCCTCGCCGTCCGGCACGACGTAGAAGGATTCATCGAGATAAATTTCATCGACTTCGTCGCGCGGGACGAACGATTCGATGTCGAGCGTGTGGGTCGATTCGAGCGCCACGTCGTCGAGCTCATTGTCTTCGAGCAGGACGTACTTTCCGTCCTTGAGCTCGTAGCCTTTGACCTTGTTTTCCGTCTCGACCACGTCGCCGGTTTCGGAATCGAGCGCCTGGTTGCGGATCCGGTTGCCGGTTTCCCGGTTGATGATGTGCAGGCGAATGCGGCTCG is a window encoding:
- a CDS encoding Ku protein — encoded protein: MAPRPIWKGYLKLSLVSCAVTMYTATSTSSRIRLHIINRETGNRIRNQALDSETGDVVETENKVKGYELKDGKYVLLEDNELDDVALESTHTLDIESFVPRDEVDEIYLDESFYVVPDGEAAYEAFAVIREAMKKTDMVGLGRVVMHRRERLLMLGPRHKGLAATALRYKPEVRDEDSYFDEIPGVKVTSDMLALAEHILKQKMSHFDPEKFEDRYEDALSALIKAKRAGKEPPAAPEPKPSNVINLMDALRRSVGEKGGKSRGAAPTKSSGRRTSAKRKTAKHKRLKKAG